A region from the Fusarium musae strain F31 chromosome 1, whole genome shotgun sequence genome encodes:
- a CDS encoding hypothetical protein (BUSCO:EOG092600X0) codes for MSRPRSGSVASTSSLIRNRRDSINSISTGQLAHALDKIHTSASQCETLTTFNDFAPPPVAAPTSENKGIAGDLVQQGFSGLYSRLREAVGGGGTSKSPQEQPSGERSEPSSKRTSIVANHGSKASIGSLSRADTGASLSTSSSQVIPNDGASTSQSGGTIEPRPQAQSSKPSSISLMSNQKSNPTNRQSFSKKAPSSIAADPTIAPVTVHRDPSHTTIRTEDSGGVGSSRKSISSRADLQAHLTTAESSASLYDMKDGKLPPRSKREDTSSIDESIKSPTSPRSTHHRTPSLQTRSLRSPSVTSSLLSPDSVRRKPAVIDRISRSRSPGGQNSRDSSLDRGTAEPSHVSTSAHDSVCHDSFSNNPKPQKMASGDFRIPGTVTSSEEASEQVNAQLTRMRKQVLSKEFWMKDDTVKECFLCQTPFSAFRRKHHCRTCGCIFDSKCTTVISGEKFGVQGSLRVCKRCLEVITRRFDGSGSEDSGDEQSFMPRFFGANHAKSPSSASQSKPRDNESGVASEGSEDSRPVSRPVTTPMMAIPATRRLGESRTAAILEIDAPQLSRPGSSRSLKSLSARPHSSAGHKRHHSKHAGFLNRFKPAPEERAPFRRGIDDESAKKPKFPAFHDDNIIDPELADYMSDESSEDEQMSLFTTMTGDLQPGSLGDDKSELTPYVNANRKYRHRAGEKSISGMSFVSRGGLDELPGSLGGYRRPPRRRNTSNVSGSMHHLPSPRPKSGVFKGPSQSSELLFSLDTPHQSANQITRSDSLQHKKAPKVELNTSSLRHVDKLLHQLLDDAEISNPPAWQKALVPILLQATDDVDPDVVKGEDMDIRHYVKLKRIPGGKPGDTAYISGVVFTKNLALKSMPRRITNPRVMLVTFPIEYQRHQQHFMSLQPVIEQEKEFLRVVVQRITNLRPQVLLAEKSISGVALQYLSDANISVAYNVKHTVIEAVARCAETDIISSLDMLALPVQIGRCASFEVRTFVNNDYPGRKKSYIFLSGCTPELGCTIALRGANSTVLSKVKHIMEFMVYVVYNLKLESSLLRDESIELPEGGDSMTNSMQLRGDSARSMSVNSVDNSRDGPAVVVNHPPGESEQPSQTTADSASITETDDTGSLNQSGQLTQERARLMSLQEQSDPVAEDQTSQVPDDVPMPTYYSDMVAKYETKILSASPYVKFTQPYLLMKAREQERRLLYLRRLRNYDYYEEKDSEKSEPQKFQLIKPEMVEAIGQKAPRQIMEILRAVHDAEYDKALYNYQTQTRQWETYIQGNLDLFDPYSHQNIVVLYSVVCTETKIPCTEPSLVAINFYDEQHIDTGMDPDCTLGQYVEDLAYTMNQVCTSNGCERRMMEHHRTYVHDQFRITVFVENLPNNSALADYDGITMWTYCKICKKDTEERPMSEATYKYSFGKYLELLFWGRGLKMKGMHECPHDHHRDHVRYFSLQDARIRIHWDPIDLLEIVVPRARITWKVTNDLKLKNEIFVRMEERWAKFMASVRSRLMCIRIDSVLPDKADLCKSEVDRLTAKAKEDLPTIVKRLQDIYVNSKYYEVVPFNSIVREMLEKAGEWDQAFTKFEADFLSDKDMRQLTIMQLKKMFTDNESKESLVSNEGTPSTVDSEERPSQTFTEEEGKSTQPTDYTDNTSMEASVTSSKPVDDKDVPDEDGKVEIPAEGAIERVEPLDLARTPSTPTHPPPELSQCDETPEGQEVQDQDDQETPIADPEQTPRASGGAFDLVPLEPPKTTEANEPAEPTEPAESTEPTELLPSPLEALPSPAPSLSDKIDQVRREQGYLASPSAIPTPTNERGASRKSGQAVSPPMVRATSHPVRTLSRTQSGIGKGLGIKETKTNPPDSTGSESTTEGSIKVDKKLSDRLGLRNLKDRGKATASGIPRFVHKKRESKVSTLARHFEQLSREFEKERIRDRKKRAASMRQPRAMLPRTTTKAIVEVYDDVNDAFDEPSPPSESIAEREASKRAGSIASRRSDSHHKPESVIEPLTPAEPPASIEEQQHGNPSQQVGGEEPYQERGDKADHGEGEDIAEKEEKEENDDHTIANTSQTFSEDEERTTDLEHSVPDEYLHDIKEIADSVDASDIPLELPKHQKTSLMKYLTNFWAERGASGWHQLEYPVNPSDHIFVDSDIIVREDEPSSVIALALNSDDYKGKLANIRREAQEVMQREVEGGGEAEPKSLPSDGTDWMVSETDMEKSLLRVTGTHLKYQFREGSATMTCKIFYAEQFDALRRKCGVAERIVESLSRCLKWDSKGGKTKSVFLKTLDDRLVLKSLSPIETSAFLRFAPGYFNIMAEALFHDLPSVIAKMLGFFQVFIKNPATGTDIKLDLLITENLFYDRSATRIFDLKGSMRNRKIQSTGEQNEVLLDENMVEYIYESPLFAREHSKKLLRASVWNDTLFLARQNVMDYSLMIAVDEARKELVVGIIDCIRTYTWDKKLESWIKDRGFAGGGRNRPTVTSPKEYKSRFREAMARYILQAPNCWHLFNNPQYPHYYGRARFEEPELLR; via the exons ATGTCGCGGCCCAGATCCGGCTCCGTGGCATCGACAAGCTCTCTCATCCGTAACCGCCGCGATTCTATCAACTCGATTTCTACAGGGCAACTTGCTCATGCCCTAGACAAGATACACACATCCGCTAGCCAGTGTGAGACTCTAACTACCTTCAACGACTTCGCACCGCCTCCCGTAGCAGCACCAACCTCAGAAAACAAAGGAATAGCAGGCGATCTAGTCCAACAAGGCTTCAGTGGACTCTATAGTCGTTTGAGGGAGGCTGTAGGTGGCGGAGGCACCTCCAAATCACCCCAGGAACAACCATCAGGAGAAAGGTCAGAGCCTTCCTCCAAAAGAACCTCGATTGTTGCCAATCATGGCTCCAAGGCCTCTATCGGCTCGCTTAGTCGAGCCGACACCGGCGCCTCACTATCCACGTCCTCGTCTCAGGTCATACCCAATGATGGGGCATCTACAAGTCAAAGTGGCGGCACTATCGAACCTCGACCGCAAGCACAGTCATCCAAGCCATCGAGTATCAGCCTGATGTCTAACCAGAAGTCCAACCCTACGAACCGTCAAAGCTTCTCCAAAAAGGCACCCAGCTCTATCGCCGCTGACCCTACGATCGCCCCTGTTACGGTACACAGAGATCCTAGTCATACCACCATCCGCACTGAGGACAGTGGCGGCGTCGGATCGAGCCGAAAGAGTATCAGCAGCCGAGCAGATTTACAAGCGCATCTAACGACTGCTGAATCATCGGCCAGTCTGTACGACATGAAAGATGGCAAGCTTCCCCCCAGGTCTAAGCGTGAGGACACTTCAAGTATCGACGAAAGTATCAAAAGTCCGACAAGTCCCAGGAGTACACACCACCGTACACCATCGCTACAGACCCGAAGTCTTCGTAGCCCTTCAGTCACCTCGTCTTTACTGTCACCCGACAGTGTAAGAAGGAAGCCTGCTGTTATCGATCGAATCAGCCGGTCGAGATCCCCTGGAGGCCAAAACTCGAGAGATTCCTCATTGGACAGGGGAACTGCTGAGCCTAGCCACGTCAGCACATCTGCTCATGATTCTGTTTGCCACGATTCCTTCTCTAACAACCCGAAACCACAAAAGATGGCTTCGGGCGATTTCAGAATACCCGGCACTGTCACGAGTAGTGAGGAAGCCTCTGAACAGGTGAATGCGCAGCTCACTCGCATGCGTAAGCAGGTTTTGAGCAAAGAATTCTGGATGAAAGATGATACTGTCAAGGAGTGTTTCCTCTGCCAGACGCCGTTCAGTGCATTCAGGAGAAAGCATCATTGCAGAACTTGCGGATGCATCTTTGATTCGAAATGCACCACTGTGATCTCAGGCGAAAAGTTCGGTGTGCAAGGTTCGCTACGCGTTTGTAAGCGATGTCTCGAAGTCATCACCAGACGTTTCGATGGAAGCGGTTCAGAGGACTCTGGAGATGAACAATCGTTTATGCCAAGATTCTTCGGCGCAAATCATGCGAAAAGCCCCAGCAGCGCAAGCCAGTCTAAGCCGAGAGATAACGAATCGGGGGTTGCCTCCGAAGGATCAGAAGACTCGAGACCCGTATCGAGACCTGTGACGACACCAATGATGGCTATACCTGCAACTCGCCGCCTTGGAGAATCTCGTACTGCAGCCATTCTGGAGATCGACGCGCCCCAATTGAGTAGGCCAGGCTCTTCACGGTCTCTCAAATCACTAAGTGCAAGGCCACATTCTTCTGCAGGCCATAAACGACATCACTCTAAACATGCTGGCTTCCTGAACCGTTTCAAACCTGCACCGGAAGAGAGAGCACCTTTTAGACGtggcattgatgatgagagcgcTAAGAAGCCAAAGTTTCCTGCCTTCCACGACGATAATATCATCGACCCGGAGCTGGCCGACTACATGTCCGATGAGTCAAGTGAAGATGAACAAATGAGCCTGTTTACCACCATGACAGGCGACTTGCAACCCGGAAGCCTTGGTGACGACAAGTCAGAACTTACACCATACGTAAATGCTAATAGAAAATATCGCCATAGGGCAGGCGAAAAGAGCATCAGCGGTATGAGCTTCGTGAGTAGAGGTGGCCTCGATGAGCTGCCTGGAAGTCTGGGCGGATATCGTCGGCCACCAAGGCGACGGAACACTAGCAACGTTAGTGGCAGTATGCATCACTTGCCATCACCGCGCCCAAAGTCCGGCGTGTTCAAAGGTCCTTCTCAGTCCTCAGAATTGCTCTTCTCACTGGATACACCTCACCAAAGTGCAAACCAGATCACCAGGAGTGACTCCTTGCAACACAAGAAGGCCCCTAAAGTCGAGCTCAACACATCCAGTTTGAGACACGTTGATAAGTTGCTACACCAGCTACTAGACGATGCAGAGATTTCGAATCCCCCAGCGTGGCAAAAGGCTCTTGTTCCCATCCTGTTGCAAGCAACCGATGATGTGGACCCAGACGTCGTCAAGGGAGAAGATATGGATATTCGACATTATGTCAAGTTAAAGAGAATACCAGGGGGCAAGCCCGGTGACACAGCCTACATCTCTGGTGTAGTTTTCACCAAGAACTTGGCCCTCAAGAGTATGCCTCGCAGGATTACCAATCCACGAGTAATGCTTGTCACTTTTCCCATTGAGTACCAAAGACATCAACAGCACTTTATGAGCTTGCAACCTGTCATCgagcaagaaaaagaatttcTACGGGTTGTCGTCCAGAGAATCACGAATCTCCGCCCTCAAGTGCTTCTTGCTGAAAAGAGCATATCCGGTGTTGCGTTGCAGTATCTTTCCGACGCAAACATTTCAGTGGCCTACAATGTTAAGCACACGGTTATTGAAGCAGTTGCACGATGTGCTGAAACAGACATTATATCGTCTCTTGACATGTTGGCATTACCCGTTCAGATTGGACGATGTGCTAGTTTCGAGGTTAGGACATTTGTGAATAATGACTACCCGGGTCGCAAAAAGTCATATATTTTTCTGTCCGGTTGTACTCCTGAGCTTGGGTGCACGATTGCGCTGAGGGGTGCCAACAGCACAGTGCTCTCGAAAGTGAAGCATATTATGGAATTCATGGTTTATGTTGTCTACAATCTGAAGCTTGAATCGAGCCTTTTGAGGGATGAGTCGATTGAACTTCCAGAAGGCGGAGATTCCATGACAAACTCTATGCAGCTCCGTGGCGATAGTGCGAGGTCTATGAGTGTCAATAGCGTTGATAACTCAAGAGATGGCCCAGCTGTTGTGGTAAATCACCCGCCAGGAGAGAGTGAACAACCCTCTCAAACAACTGCGGACAGCGCTAGTATTACTGAGACTGACGACACAGGTTCATTGAACCAGTCAGGCCAGTTGACCCAAGAACGCGCACGTCTTATGTCTCTTCAAGAGCAGTCTGATCCTGTTGCCGAGGATCAAACCAGTCAAGTTCCAGACGATGTCCCTATGCCGACTTACTATAGTGACATGGTGGCCAAGTACGAAACCAAGATCCTCTCTGCTTCGCCCTATGTTAAGTTCACACAACCATACCTATTAATGAAGGCCCGTGAGCAGGAGAGAAGATTGCTCTACTTGCGCAGATTGCGTAATTACGACTACTATGAAGAAAAAGACTCAGAAAAATCAGAACCTCAAAAGttccaactcatcaaacCCGAGATGGTCGAAGCGATTGGCCAAAAGGCACCACGACAGATTATGGAGATCCTTCGAGCTGTTCACGATGCAGAGTATGACAAGGCTTTATACAATTATCAAACCCAAACTCGTCAGTGGGAAACCTATATCCAGGGCAATCTCGACCTCTTCGATCCGTATTCTCATCAGAACATTGTCGTCCTCTACTCTGTTGTCTGTACAGAGACGAAGATCCCATGTACTGAGCCCTCTTTGGTTGCCATCAACTTTTACGATGAGCAGCATATTGACACTGGTATGGATCCTGATTGCACCTTGGGTCAATACGTTGAAGATCTTGCCTACACCATGAACCAAGTCTGCACTTCCAACGGCTGCGAACGCAGGATGATGGAACACCATAGGACCTATGTGCATGACCAGTTTCGAATCACAGTTTTTGTCGAGAATTTGCCAAACAACTCTGCTTTGGCAGACTATGATGGCATTACAATGTGGACTTATTGCAAGATTTGTAAGAAGGATACCGAAGAAAGACCTATGTCGGAAGCCACCTACAAATACTCATTTGGCAAATACCTGGAGCTCCTCTTCTGGGGCCGGGgattgaagatgaaaggCATGCACGAATGTCCCCATGACCACCACCGGGACCACGTTCGGTACTTCAGTCTTCAAGATGCAAGAATTCGCATTCATTGGGATCCTATCGATCTACTGGAAATCGTTGTGCCACGAGCAAGAATCACCTGGAAAGTCACCAATGatttgaagctcaagaatgaGATCTTTGTCAGAATGGAAGAGAGATGGGCCAAGTTCATGGCCTCGGTCCGATCGAGGCTAATGTGTATCAGAATTGACAGTGTCTTGCCCGACAAGGCGGACCTGTGCAAATCTGAAGTCGACCGTTTGACTGCTAAAGCAAAAGAGGATCTCCCAACCATCGTCAAGAGACTGCAAGATATTTACGTCAACTCGAAGTATTATGAAGTGGTTCCTTTCAACAGTATCGTCCGAGAGATGCTCGAGAAAGCTGGGGAATGGGATCAGGCGTTTACCAAATTTGAAGCTGATTTCCTTAGCGACAAAGATATGCGCCAGTTGACCATCAtgcagttgaagaagatgttTACAGACAATGAGTCAAAGGAGTCGCTAGTTTCGAATGAAGGCACGCCTTCAACGGTTGATAGCGAAGAGCGGCCGTCCCAAACATTCACGGAGGAAGAAGGGAAGAGCACCCAACCGACGGACTACACCGACAACACCAGTATGGAGGCTAGTGTCACTTCATCAAAGCCTGTCGATGATAAGGACGTTCCCGATGAAGATGGTAAAGTTGAGATCCCTGCAGAAGGAGCCATTGAAAGAGTCGAGCCATTGGATCTAGCGCGCActccctcaacaccaactcatcctcctcccgaGCTTTCTCAATGCGACGAAACaccagaaggccaagaagtccaagatcaGGACGATCAAGAGACCCCCATTGCTGACCCTGAACAAACACCAAGGGCATCGGGCGGTGCTTTCGACTTGGTCCCCCTTGAGCCTCCTAAGACCACTGAAGCAAATGAACCAGCGGAGCCAACTGAGCCCGCTGAGTCTACCGAGCCCACCGAACTACTGCCGTCTCCTCTTGAAGCACTTCCTTCTCCCGCTCCATCACTATCAGATAAAATTGACCAGGTGAGGCGGGAACAGGGCTATCTGGCAAGCCCATCTGCGATCCCTACTCCCACAAACGAGCGCGGAGCTTCTCGTAAGTCTGGGCAAGCCGTCTCGCCTCCAATGGTTAGAGCAACCTCCCACCCCGTTCGTACACTGTCTAGGACTCAGTCAGGAATTGGCAAGGGTCTTGGCATCAAGGAAACTAAGACGAATCCTCCCGACAGCACGGGGTCCGAGTCAACAACCGAGGGGTCGATCAAAGTGGATAAGAAGCTTTCAGATCGCCTAGGGTTGAGAAATTTGAAGGATAGAGGCAAAGCAACCGCGTCAGGAATTCCGCGATTCGTGCATAAGAAGAGAGAGTCCAAGGTTTCAACACTGGCGAGGCACTTTGAGCAGCTTAGTCGAGAATTCGAGAAAGAGCGTATCCGAGACCGCAAGAAGCGTGCTGCGAGCATGCGCCAACCTCGAGCCATGCTTCCGAGAACAACCACAAAAGCAATTGTCGAGGTATACGACGATGTGAACGACGCTTTTGACGAACCAAGCCCGCCATCGGAAAGTATTGCTGAACGCGAAGCCAGTAAACGCGCTGGCAGCATTGCTTCACGAAGGTCGGATTCGCATCATAAGCCAGAGTCGGTCATTGAGCCATTGACTCCTGCTGAGCCGCCGGCGAGCATTGAGGAACAACAGCACGGAAACCCAAGCCAACAAGTAGGGGGTGAAGAGCCATACCAAGAGCGTGGGGACAAGGCAGAccatggagaaggagaagatatagcggagaaggaagaaaaggaagagaatgacGACCACACCATTGCAAATACCAGTCAGACATTctcagaagacgaagaacgTACCACTGATCTCGAGCACTCGGTGCCAGATGAGTACTTGCACGACATCAAAGAGATTGCTGATTCCGTTGATGCAAGCGACATTCCACTGGAATTGCCCAAGCATCAAAAGACCAGCTTGATGAAGTATCTCACCAACTTCTGGGCTGAACGAGGTGCAAGCGGCTGGCACCAGCTCGAATATCCGGTCAATCCCAGCGACCATATCTTTGTTGATTCCGACATCATCGTGCGGGAGGATGAGCCAAGCTCAGTCATTGCACTCGCTCTCAACAGCGACGATTACAAGGGCAAGCTGGCGAATATTCGACGAGAAGCACAGGAGGTTATGCAGCGCGAAGTTGAGGGCGGCGGGGAGGCCGAGCCCAAGTCACTGCCTTCAGATGGTACCGACTGGATGGTGTCGGAAACGGACATGGAAAAGAGTCTTCTTCGCGTCACAGGAACCCATCTTAAGTACCAATTCCGAGAAGGCTCTGCTACCATGACCTGCAAGATCTTCTATGCAGAGCAGTTTGATGCCCTCAGGAGGAAGTGTGGTGTTGCAGAACGTATTGTCGAGTCTCTTTCGCGATGCCTGAAGTGGGATTCGAAGGGAGGCAAGACCAAGTCCGTTTTCTTGAAGACGTTGGATGATCGCCTCGTTCTCAAG TCACTCTCACCTATCGAGACTTCAGCTTTCCTGCGATTTGCGCCTGGATACTTTAACATTATGGCCGAGGCACTGTTTCATGATCTCCCATCTGTCATCGCAAAGATGCTCGGCTTCTTCCAGGtgttcatcaagaacccCGCAACAGGAACTGACATCAAACTGGATCTTCTTATCACTGAAAACCTCTTCTACGACCGGTCGGCAACAAGAATTTTCGACCTCAAAGGTTCAATGCGAAACCGCAAGATTCAATCAACAGGAGAGCAAAATGaggttctccttgatgaaaACATGGTCGAGTACATTTACGAGTCACCTCTCTTTGCACGAGAGCATTCTAAGAAGCTCTTGCGCGCCTCTGTCTGGAATGATACGTTGTTCTTGGCAAGACAGAATGTGATGGACTATTCGCTCATGATTGCCGTTGACGAAGCTCGCAAGGAACTCGTGGTTGGCATCATTGACTGTATCCGCACTTACACTTGggacaagaagcttgagagtTGGATAAAGGACCGTGGATTCGCAGGTGGTGGCCGCAATCGACCTACCGTAACCAGTCCCAAGGAATACAAGTCCCGTTTCCGAGAGGCTATGGCCAG GTACATCTTGCAAGCGCCCAACTGCTGGCATCTATTCAACAACCCTCAGTATCCGCATTACTATGGGCGCGCTAGGTTCGAAGAGCCCGAGTTGCTCCGCTGA